The sequence AGGTGCTCAAGCACGTCCACGGTGCCGCCGGGCTCCAAGAAGTCGCCGACGCACAGGTCTTCACCCCGCTCGGGATGCCCTCTGCCCGCTTCAAGAGCGATCCGCGCGAGGTCATCCCCGGCGCCGCCTCGACCTACCGCCCTACCGTCGACGGCTGGCTCCACCAGCAGGCCCCGGTCACCTTGCCCGGCCCCGGCTCGCTCTGGTGCACCGCCACCGACCTGGACCGCTGGCTCGACCACCTGTGGCACGAGTGGCAGGCCCGTGCCGACGTTGCGCTCCCGTTTGGGCAGCACATCAGCTACGAGCCCAGCGACCACCACCCCTTCACCTACGGAGCTGGCCTGTACGCCGATCCCCGCCCCAAGCGCACCGCCGTCTTCCACTACGGCCACGAACAGGGGTTCTCCTCCACCGCCCACCTCACCAGCTCAGGGCTCCGCGTCATTTGCATGTCCAACCACAGCGGAATCGCTGCCGACCACGTCGTCGCCACCACCCTCGCCAACCTCAGCCACCACCCCGAAGCCGACCTGGGCGAAGTCCTGCGCCGATCGCTTCGACAGCGCCCCAAGCCACCGCCCGCACCGGTGAACCGCCCCAATCTCGACGCGCCGCACATGCCGCTTGGCACGTACGCCTGCGAGGACGTGCCCGGCACCGTCCGCCTGACCCGCAGCGAGGGGGCGCTGTACCTATGGCGTCGGGGAACCCGCGACTATCTCACCCGCAGCGGGCCCGCGACGTACACCGCGGACGGCTACACGCTCACGCTCACCACCTCGCCCGCAGACAAAAGCGTGCCCTCGCCGGACGGCTTCGTTCTCGATCTCGACCGTGCACCCGGACTGCACTTCCGACGACACCCGGACTGACCAACTCCCAACCACACCGCTCTACAACAAGCCGCTTCGCCACCATCACGCCACTGTCTTCCGCGCCCCGTCGCCAGGCGAGGCATCACCCCGTAGCGGCACGGCGGTCGGACTTCGGCACTCCAGCCTGACTGCCCCGTGGTTCCGGCGCGCAGCTACTACACAGTTCGCAAGTGAAAAAGATGGGTCACATGAGCCACCAGAACACTTCCCGCCCCGCAGACGCTTCCGGCACCTTCGCCCTCGGCGGGGACCTGACCATCAACCGCCTCGGCTATGGCGCCATGCAACTCACCGGCCCCGGAGTGTGGGGCGAGCCGAAAGATCCGGCCGAAGCGATCCGGGTGCTGCGCCGTGCCGTCGAGCTGGGCATCAACTTCATTGACACGGCCGACTCATACGGCCCCTTCGTCAGCGAGCGACTCATCCGCGAGGCCCTGCACCCCTACGCCGACGACCTGCTCATCGCTACGAAGGGCGGGCTGACCCGCCCTGGCCCCGACGACTGGCGCCCCGTAGGCCGGCCCGAGTACCTGCGCCAGCAGATCGAGCTGAGCCTGCGCCACCTCGGCGTCGAACGCATCGACCTCTACCAGCTGCACCGCATCGACGAGCAGGTGCCGCTCGCCGACCAGCTGGGCGAGCTCGTGCTGCTCCAGCAGGAAGGCAAAGTCCGCCACATCGGCGTCTCCGAAGTGACCGTCCAACAGCTAAAGGAGGCCCGTACGCTCGCGGACATCGCCGCCGTGCAGAACCTCTACAACCTCGCCAACCGCAGCGCCGAAGACGTCCTTAAGTACGCCGAGCGCGAGAACATCGCCTTCATTCCATGGTTCCCCATGGCCACCGGCGAGCTCGCCCGCTCCGGTGGCGCGCTCGACGCTGCTGCCAAACAGCACGGCGCCAGCCCCTCCCAGCTCGCCCTCGCCTGGCTACTGCACCGTTCTCCGGTCATGCTCCCCATCCCCGGCACCTCCCAGACGGCCCACCTGGAGGAAAACACTCAGGCGGCCCGCATCACCCTCACCGACGACGAGTGCGACGCCCTGGCCGCCGCAGTCTGACCACCAGCACGGCATCAGTAGGTCTGGCATTGGTGAGGGAGTCGTCTTCCGCCTGGAGGACGACTACATGGGTAACGCCCAATCAGGTCTCGCACACAGTCTCGAAAGGGAGTGGACGATGGTGCCCGACGAACCGACAGCGCGTCGGCTGACGCGGAAGGGTGCCGGCGCGCGGAGTGCCTCAAATTGACGGTGGGCGCGTGACCGTCGATGGCCGAGGGGCACCGACAATGACTTGAGACAACGGACGACTGAGGCGACGGACGAGGAAATGGCGCGGGATTACGACAGTCAGCTGCTGGAGTCAGTGGCAGTACGCCGCCGCAGGATGAGGGATGCCCTGTTGTTCGGCGCGCAGCGAGTGCGGCGCACGGCAGACGAGCGGCTGGGGAAGGTGTTCGCGGGGATCGCGATCACGGCTGTTCTGTGCGCGGGGTGCGTGGGGTGGTCCTTCCTTCAGCACACGCTGGGGCAGCAGAAGGCTGAGCAGGAGAAGCAGCAGCGGCAGGTGCAGCCGTACGAGCAGCCGACGCGATCGGCGAAACCCTAGAGGTCCACAGATTAGATTCGGACAGAGTTTGCAGCGTTCCTGGGAAATGGTCGAAGAGCTCCCCGTGGCGGGAGAACGGTTCCCTGAGGTCGGAGTCGGAATGGACGTCAGCAGCACGGGCATGTGCAGTTTGGCCCGAGGGTTCGTCAACGCCGCGATGATAGGTTTCGGTAAGTGGTGAGCAGAGCAGCGAGTTCCCGGGCGCAACTGAGCCGAGTGACGTTGGTCGGCGAGCGACGCCGGGCCGATGTCGTTCTGCTCTCCGATACGCCGATAGGGCAGCTGATCCCGGATGTGCTGCCGTTGCTGGGCGATCGACCCGCATCGCGGCCGGTAGCTCGGCAGTTGATGACGTCCGACGGCTCTGTACTGCCGTACGACAGCACGCTGGCGTCGGCAGGGGTAGCCGACGGCGCCGTGCTCCGGCTGGTGACGACGCATTCTGCGCCGCCGGCTCCCGTTGTGCACGACGTCACCGATCAGGTAGCTGATGACCTCGATCTGCGGTCTTGGCGCTGGCGTCCGGCTGCGCGCCGGGCCATTGCGGGTGTGGCGACTGTCGCCTTCGCGGTGATCGCCGCGCTGCTCGCCCGTCGTGAGTTCCCGCTTGGCACCCTGGTGGGTGCTCTGTCAGCTGTATCGCCTGTGCTCCTGGCGGCCGGTGCGCTTGTCGCGAAGATCGGACGGGGAAACCGGGGACTGGCGACGGCGCTCCTGCTCGCCGCTGGCGGGCTTGGTGTTCTCACGGCGTGGACGGCTGCCGATGCGTTCGGCTGGCCGGGTACCGCGCGGCTCGCTGCCGTGGCGGGTGCGCTGGTCGTGACGCTTGTGTTCCTTGGTTACTTCTCTCCGCTGGGCAAGGGAGGGCTGGTTGGTGCGGTGACCACGGCCGCGATCGCCATTGTGTGGGAGGCGGTTGCCGCTGTTCAGGGTGATCCGGCCCGGCTCGGTGCCGTGATGGCTGTCTTCTCTTTGGTGGTGCTCGGTGTGCTGCCGCGGCTTGCGCTGATGGCGTCGGGGCTCACCGCGCTCGATGACCGCCGCTCGGGCGGTGTCTCTGTCAGCCGTCACCAGGTAGGGACTGCGCTGGCGGCGACGCACCGCGGCCTTGCCCTCTCGACGATCGCTACTGCGTTTTCGGCAGCCTCCGCCGGGTGGCTGCTTACGCTGGCCGGGAAGCCGACCGTATGGACCGTGCTGCTGGCAGCCCTCGTTGTTGTGGTGCTGGTGTCGAGGGCGCGAGCGTTCCCGCTGGTCGTTGAGGTTGTTGCGCTCTTCGCTGCTGCGTCGTGCCTGGTGGTGCGCCTGGTGACGTGGTGGATGGAGCATGCGGGGGGTGTCGGGCCGCTGGCTGTGCTGTGCGTGGCTGCGGTGCTGCCGTTGGTCGTTTTGGCGGTGCAGGTGCCCGAGCATGTGCAGGTGCGGCTGCGGCGTATGGGCGATCTGGTCGAGTCCGTTGGCATGGTGGGGCTCTTCCCGCTCGCCTTTGGTGTGTTCGGTGTGTATGGGCAGCTGCTCAACCAGTTCTGACAGTTCTGAGTCGATGTGCTGGCGCTCGGGAGGGGCGGCACAGGGGGGGAACAGGCATGCCGAGCGGAGACGGCTGGCAGGGTGATGTTTTGCGTGACCTGAGGGGCGGCGTCGAGCAGGGTGCACAAAGCCCCGGCGGACAGGCGTACCGCGCTTCCGCGCCGGGTCCGGGCCTGCATGCGCAGAGCGCCCAGGCGCAGGACGTCACCCCTCGGGGTGATGCACCCCGGCAGGCTGCCTACCCGTACCAGGGGCAGGAGCAGCAGGCCAGCCCTCAGGACGGATGGCCGCAGCGGGCCGCGCACCAGGAACAGAAGGAGCACGCTCCGGTGGCGCACACTCCTGGCCCTCACCCCCCAAGCTCCCCTGGCTCCCGCCCCGTGGTGGACAAGGGCCTGGCCGGCGCGGTACGCCTCAAGCCGCAGCACGGCGAATCCTTCGCCGCGCGTGCCGCACGCGCACTGCGCCGTACGCTCTCGTCGTCGGCCGCGCGCGAGGTCGCCGAGATTACCCGCACGGCACAGGTGCTCCAGCAGCCGGTGACGACCGGCCGGCAGATCGCCGTCACCTCGATCCGAGGTGGATCCGGCAAGTCGACCGTCGCCGCGCTGCTCGGCACCACGTACGCGCACTACCGACAGGACCCGCTCCTTGTCCTGGAGGCCGATCCGGCACTTGGCTCGCTGCCGCTGCGGCTCGGCGCCGAGGCTCTGCGCTGGACGACCAGTGATATCGCGGACATCGTCCAGCCGAACATGTCGCTGCTCGACGTCACCGGCTATCTCGTCCAGCTTCCCAACAATGCCTGGCTGCTGCCGGCGAGCCAGGGTCAGATCGGTGTGATGCTGGATAGCCGGGCGTACGAGCGGGTCGTGGTGGCGCTGCGTCGCTACTTCGGTGTGATGGTCATCGACTGTGAGACGTTGCCCGCCGAGGTCGGCCGGGTCGCGCTCGCTGCCGCGCATGGCCGTGTTCTGACCACACCTGCCACGCCGGAGGGCATCCGCAGTACGTATTCGGTGCTGCAGTGGATGCAGGGGCTGCCGCGGCATGTGATGGCCAGCACGGTTGTCGTGCTCACCGAATTGGTGCCCCATTCAGGGCTCGATCTGGACGAGGCCGTCCAGATGCTCAAGTCCACCGGGGTAAGCGTTCAGGTTCTGCCGTATGACCGGCACTTGGCGGCCGGCGGCCGGCTCCATACCGAACTGCTGGCTCACCCGACCAGGGAAGCCGTCGCTCGCCTTGCCGCGGACGTGTTCCAGCTCTCCCTCTCCCAGCAGCGTCACTGACAGATGCCGAGCCCGATCGTGAATGACGGACGACGATGACTACCCGACTGATCCACCGCCCGGCCAGGGCCACCCGCCCCCCGGCCGCCTCCGAGGCGCGCATCATCGAGGCCCCGCCCAATCTCCCTGAGGGGAAGACGGGCAATATCGCGATGTCGCTGTTGCCCGTCGCCGGTGTCATGTCGTCCGTGGTGATGATGACGGTCGTGCGCAACAGTCAGTTCGCGGGGCTCGGCGCGATCATTCTTGTGGTCACCGTCATCGGCTCCGTCGCACTCGTCTTCTCGCAGCGGGGCAAGGCGCAGCGCACCCGCCGCACCCAGCGTGAGGCGTATCTCGCCTATCTGGAGGACCTGCGCGAGGAGCTCTCCTACCAGGAGCGCGAGCGACGCGAGCGCGCCGAGGTTCTCAACCCGCCGCCGGCCGCTCTCTACGACATCGTGCGCGATCCGGCCCGTATATGGGAGCGCCGCCGCGTCGACGGCGACTTCCTGCACGTGCGCGTCGGCACCGGCGAGATGCCCGTACGGGATCTGGAGATCGCCCAGCAGGGCTCGTCGGTCCTCACCCCGCCCGACCGCTTCATGCTCAACGAGGCGTCGGCGCTGATGAGCCGCTTCCGCACCGGCACCGAACTCCCCCTCACCGTCCCACTCGACCGTGTCGGCGACATCAGCGTCATCGGCCCCCGCGAGGACTGCTT is a genomic window of Streptomyces sp. Edi2 containing:
- the eccD gene encoding type VII secretion integral membrane protein EccD: MVSRAASSRAQLSRVTLVGERRRADVVLLSDTPIGQLIPDVLPLLGDRPASRPVARQLMTSDGSVLPYDSTLASAGVADGAVLRLVTTHSAPPAPVVHDVTDQVADDLDLRSWRWRPAARRAIAGVATVAFAVIAALLARREFPLGTLVGALSAVSPVLLAAGALVAKIGRGNRGLATALLLAAGGLGVLTAWTAADAFGWPGTARLAAVAGALVVTLVFLGYFSPLGKGGLVGAVTTAAIAIVWEAVAAVQGDPARLGAVMAVFSLVVLGVLPRLALMASGLTALDDRRSGGVSVSRHQVGTALAATHRGLALSTIATAFSAASAGWLLTLAGKPTVWTVLLAALVVVVLVSRARAFPLVVEVVALFAAASCLVVRLVTWWMEHAGGVGPLAVLCVAAVLPLVVLAVQVPEHVQVRLRRMGDLVESVGMVGLFPLAFGVFGVYGQLLNQF
- a CDS encoding aldo/keto reductase encodes the protein MSHQNTSRPADASGTFALGGDLTINRLGYGAMQLTGPGVWGEPKDPAEAIRVLRRAVELGINFIDTADSYGPFVSERLIREALHPYADDLLIATKGGLTRPGPDDWRPVGRPEYLRQQIELSLRHLGVERIDLYQLHRIDEQVPLADQLGELVLLQQEGKVRHIGVSEVTVQQLKEARTLADIAAVQNLYNLANRSAEDVLKYAERENIAFIPWFPMATGELARSGGALDAAAKQHGASPSQLALAWLLHRSPVMLPIPGTSQTAHLEENTQAARITLTDDECDALAAAV
- a CDS encoding serine hydrolase domain-containing protein, whose product is MNHTDAPTTSPATSPADRAHEPGLILRIHPAGQRPVQAHIGAASLELSAPIGENTAFNVGSVAKQITAYLCVHAARNGLLHLGQPVGDILPRFRIAGVTVGDLIQHRGGIRDAESLLSLAGFRDLDHYTADDLLQLAYRQQHRAVEPGSFLYSNTGYLLLGEVLKHVHGAAGLQEVADAQVFTPLGMPSARFKSDPREVIPGAASTYRPTVDGWLHQQAPVTLPGPGSLWCTATDLDRWLDHLWHEWQARADVALPFGQHISYEPSDHHPFTYGAGLYADPRPKRTAVFHYGHEQGFSSTAHLTSSGLRVICMSNHSGIAADHVVATTLANLSHHPEADLGEVLRRSLRQRPKPPPAPVNRPNLDAPHMPLGTYACEDVPGTVRLTRSEGALYLWRRGTRDYLTRSGPATYTADGYTLTLTTSPADKSVPSPDGFVLDLDRAPGLHFRRHPD
- a CDS encoding MinD/ParA family protein codes for the protein MPSGDGWQGDVLRDLRGGVEQGAQSPGGQAYRASAPGPGLHAQSAQAQDVTPRGDAPRQAAYPYQGQEQQASPQDGWPQRAAHQEQKEHAPVAHTPGPHPPSSPGSRPVVDKGLAGAVRLKPQHGESFAARAARALRRTLSSSAAREVAEITRTAQVLQQPVTTGRQIAVTSIRGGSGKSTVAALLGTTYAHYRQDPLLVLEADPALGSLPLRLGAEALRWTTSDIADIVQPNMSLLDVTGYLVQLPNNAWLLPASQGQIGVMLDSRAYERVVVALRRYFGVMVIDCETLPAEVGRVALAAAHGRVLTTPATPEGIRSTYSVLQWMQGLPRHVMASTVVVLTELVPHSGLDLDEAVQMLKSTGVSVQVLPYDRHLAAGGRLHTELLAHPTREAVARLAADVFQLSLSQQRH